From a region of the Deinococcus misasensis DSM 22328 genome:
- a CDS encoding metallophosphoesterase family protein gives MGRSSKIAVLSDIHGNLQAFEAVLQAVQDADQILLLGDNVNWGVQGPEVLNLIQQQQLVTVYGNHEVMLLHHLQGTAPEEHYTSASFAPARFWANQMKDGESTLLQWPLTHTLQVTGLPEVLLCHASPRSAFDEVLSMTDAEFSGVLSGHSFGLVLAGHTHRQRKTSLNRQTFCNVGSVGFSVEDAPEPHAAYVVLEGQKGTWNIQFKRTAFDHSVFFDSYHQSGFLSSTGIIGQILYVGALLGRSTIREFWRYKRMFRPEADFDEVILHDYLHHELTLKEKWTLRHHPFVPRNVQNILKSKLHVLL, from the coding sequence ATGGGACGATCCAGCAAAATTGCAGTGCTGTCCGACATTCACGGGAATTTACAGGCATTTGAAGCCGTTTTGCAGGCCGTACAGGATGCAGACCAGATCCTGCTTTTGGGCGACAACGTCAACTGGGGGGTACAAGGACCAGAGGTTCTGAACCTCATCCAGCAACAACAACTGGTCACGGTGTATGGCAACCATGAAGTGATGCTCTTGCATCACTTGCAGGGCACTGCCCCCGAAGAACATTACACTTCTGCCAGTTTTGCTCCAGCACGTTTCTGGGCCAACCAAATGAAAGATGGGGAAAGCACCCTCTTGCAGTGGCCCCTGACCCACACCCTTCAGGTGACAGGGCTTCCAGAGGTGTTGCTCTGCCACGCCAGTCCCAGAAGTGCATTTGATGAAGTCCTTTCCATGACAGATGCTGAATTCTCTGGTGTGCTGTCCGGGCATTCTTTTGGTCTTGTGCTGGCAGGACACACGCACAGACAGCGCAAAACCAGCCTGAACCGCCAAACCTTCTGCAATGTGGGTTCTGTGGGATTCTCTGTCGAAGACGCACCCGAGCCCCATGCAGCTTATGTGGTGCTGGAAGGCCAAAAGGGCACATGGAACATCCAGTTCAAACGGACTGCTTTTGACCACTCAGTTTTTTTTGACAGCTACCACCAGAGTGGTTTCTTGTCCAGCACTGGCATCATCGGACAGATTCTGTATGTGGGGGCTTTGCTCGGGCGGTCCACCATTCGGGAATTCTGGAGATACAAACGGATGTTCAGACCAGAAGCAGACTTTGATGAGGTGATTTTGCACGATTACCTGCACCATGAACTCACCCTCAAAGAAAAGTGGACCCTCAGACACCATCCTTTTGTGCCCAGAAACGTTCAGAACATCTTGAAAAGCAAACTGCATGTGCTGCTTTGA
- a CDS encoding peptide chain release factor 3, translating into MSNLSHEIQRRRTFAIISHPDAGKTTMTEKLLLYGGAIQSAGSVTAKQNQKQTQSDWMTIEQQRGISISSSALVFDYHGYHINLLDTPGHQDFSEDTYRTLMAVDSALMMLDAARGVQAQTEKLFAVCRNKNIPIITFMNKMDRPAMDFFELLEQVESTLKIKVVPMTWPIGSGPDFKGVYDLQQKRVFLFERTEHGKKRAPVQVADLYDPQLESLLGSDALQLLQEQVEMVEGVLDPLDMDLFLRGEMTPVFWGSAITNFGVENFLDALVELAPAPHAIETTLGKLEPTEETFTGFIFKLQANMSKQHRDRTAYMRVASGTFERGMAVMHTRTGREIRLSRAHTLFAQDRESIEVAYPGDIVGLVNPGVFQIGDVVSVNPKIRLTDFPRFTPEHFATVSPKDVSKRKAFRKGLEQLSEEGVVQIFFPTDGARDPILGVVGQLQFEVFEHRMLEEYGVAIDLMHSSYKLVRWLAGEPGALARFAKHVEDDRGRPVMLFRNRFDLEFALEQHPDLEFLPQPKDMTVIQD; encoded by the coding sequence ATGTCCAACCTGTCCCATGAAATTCAACGCAGACGCACGTTTGCGATCATCTCCCACCCGGACGCCGGGAAAACCACCATGACCGAAAAGCTGCTGCTCTACGGAGGCGCCATCCAGAGTGCAGGTTCGGTCACCGCCAAGCAAAACCAGAAACAAACCCAGTCCGACTGGATGACCATCGAGCAGCAGCGTGGAATTTCCATTTCCAGTTCAGCTCTGGTCTTCGATTACCACGGTTACCACATCAACCTGCTGGACACCCCCGGACACCAGGACTTCTCGGAAGACACCTACCGCACCCTGATGGCCGTGGACAGTGCCCTGATGATGCTGGACGCTGCCCGTGGTGTGCAGGCCCAGACCGAGAAACTGTTTGCGGTGTGTCGCAACAAAAACATCCCCATCATCACCTTCATGAACAAGATGGACCGTCCGGCCATGGACTTCTTCGAGCTTCTGGAGCAGGTGGAAAGCACCCTCAAAATCAAAGTGGTGCCCATGACCTGGCCGATTGGCTCGGGTCCAGATTTCAAAGGGGTGTACGACCTGCAACAGAAACGGGTTTTCCTGTTTGAACGCACCGAACACGGCAAAAAACGTGCCCCTGTGCAGGTCGCAGACCTTTACGATCCCCAACTGGAAAGCCTGCTGGGCTCTGATGCCCTGCAGTTGCTCCAAGAACAGGTCGAGATGGTGGAGGGTGTGCTCGATCCCCTCGACATGGACCTGTTCCTGAGAGGGGAGATGACCCCGGTCTTCTGGGGAAGCGCCATCACCAACTTCGGGGTGGAAAACTTTCTGGACGCTCTGGTGGAACTGGCCCCTGCACCCCATGCCATTGAAACCACGCTGGGCAAGCTGGAACCCACCGAAGAAACGTTCACTGGCTTCATTTTCAAATTGCAAGCCAACATGAGCAAACAGCACCGGGACCGCACCGCCTACATGCGGGTGGCCTCGGGCACTTTTGAACGCGGAATGGCCGTGATGCACACCCGCACAGGCCGCGAAATCCGCCTGTCCAGAGCACACACCCTGTTCGCACAGGACCGCGAAAGCATCGAGGTGGCCTACCCCGGTGACATCGTGGGTCTGGTGAACCCCGGTGTGTTCCAGATTGGCGATGTGGTCAGTGTGAATCCCAAGATTCGCCTCACCGATTTCCCGCGGTTTACCCCAGAGCACTTTGCAACGGTGTCTCCCAAAGACGTGAGCAAGCGCAAAGCCTTCAGAAAAGGTCTGGAGCAACTCTCTGAAGAGGGTGTGGTGCAAATTTTCTTCCCCACCGATGGGGCCAGAGATCCCATTCTGGGCGTGGTGGGCCAGTTGCAATTCGAGGTCTTCGAGCACAGGATGCTGGAAGAGTACGGCGTGGCCATTGATTTGATGCACTCCAGCTACAAACTGGTGCGCTGGTTGGCCGGTGAACCGGGTGCTCTGGCCCGTTTCGCCAAACACGTGGAAGACGACCGTGGCCGTCCGGTGATGCTGTTCAGAAACCGTTTCGATCTGGAATTTGCCCTTGAGCAGCACCCTGATCTGGAATTCTTGCCCCAGCCCAAAGACATGACGGTCATTCAAGACTGA
- the bshA gene encoding N-acetyl-alpha-D-glucosaminyl L-malate synthase BshA yields the protein MNNANIAILCHATAGGSGVVATELGVELAQRDHEVHFVSTAQPFRLSALDCCTNVFFHQVGRYEYPLFEQALTTINTANTLSEVIQEHDIQITHAHYAIPYATSALMAQDITQRTRVVTTLHGTDVTLIGLDPAFRHSTRHAIVRSDRVTAVSQYLANHTKDIFNVDVPIDVIYNFVDVHRFQRNTDAKYRARFAHPDEKIILHLSNFRGIKRTLDVIELFARVQTEVPSRLLMVGDGPDRSRAFELAQKLGVIGRVHFLGSYPSVETIMGIADVFLLPSSQESFGLVALEAMSCGVPVVSSNIGGIPEVNIQGETGFLCDVGDIDGMADATLNLLQDEQLHAAFSARARARAVEHFQPHHIVPQYLRVYEGLLNE from the coding sequence GTGAACAACGCCAACATTGCCATCCTTTGCCATGCCACTGCCGGTGGCTCGGGCGTGGTTGCCACCGAACTCGGGGTGGAACTGGCCCAGCGTGACCATGAAGTGCATTTTGTTTCCACAGCACAGCCTTTCCGCCTGTCTGCACTGGATTGTTGCACCAATGTTTTCTTTCATCAGGTGGGGCGCTACGAATATCCCCTGTTCGAGCAGGCCCTGACCACCATCAATACAGCAAACACCCTTTCAGAAGTGATTCAAGAACACGACATCCAGATCACCCATGCCCACTACGCGATTCCTTACGCCACCAGTGCCCTGATGGCGCAGGACATCACCCAGAGAACCCGGGTGGTCACCACCTTGCACGGCACCGATGTGACCTTGATCGGACTGGATCCGGCTTTTCGCCATTCAACGCGGCATGCCATTGTGCGTTCTGATCGGGTAACTGCAGTTTCCCAGTATCTGGCGAACCACACCAAAGACATTTTCAATGTGGATGTGCCCATTGATGTGATTTACAACTTTGTGGATGTGCACCGCTTTCAGCGCAACACGGACGCCAAGTATCGGGCAAGATTTGCCCATCCAGACGAGAAAATCATTTTGCATCTTTCGAATTTCAGGGGCATCAAACGCACCCTTGATGTGATTGAGTTGTTTGCTCGGGTCCAGACCGAAGTTCCTTCTCGCCTGCTGATGGTCGGCGATGGTCCAGACCGTTCCAGAGCTTTTGAGCTGGCCCAGAAACTCGGTGTCATTGGGCGGGTGCATTTCCTCGGGTCTTACCCGTCTGTGGAAACCATCATGGGCATTGCAGATGTGTTCCTGCTTCCTTCCAGTCAGGAATCGTTTGGCTTGGTGGCTCTGGAGGCCATGTCTTGTGGAGTTCCGGTGGTCAGCAGCAACATTGGGGGCATCCCTGAAGTCAACATTCAGGGGGAGACAGGCTTTTTGTGTGATGTGGGCGACATCGATGGCATGGCCGATGCAACATTAAATTTGCTTCAGGATGAGCAACTTCATGCTGCTTTCAGTGCAAGGGCCCGAGCTCGGGCAGTCGAGCATTTTCAGCCCCATCATATTGTTCCGCAGTATTTGAGAGTGTACGAAGGGTTGCTGAACGAATGA